From Rhizobium favelukesii, the proteins below share one genomic window:
- the rimM gene encoding ribosome maturation factor RimM (Essential for efficient processing of 16S rRNA), with protein sequence MAKLENPVLMATIGGAQGLRGEVRAKAYTADPTALGDYGNLHSTDGRTFEILDIREMKNVVVVRFRGINDRNAAEALNGLELYIERDNLPDEELEEDEFFYADLEGLEALDDQGVSYGTVTGVFDFGAGDLLELKGPGKRPVLIPFSEVSVLDIDLEGGTITIDPLAAGLVDGEDDGPKFTPDKPKKKK encoded by the coding sequence ATGGCAAAGCTTGAAAATCCGGTTCTGATGGCAACGATCGGTGGCGCCCAGGGGCTGCGCGGCGAAGTGCGGGCTAAGGCCTATACCGCCGACCCAACCGCGCTCGGCGACTACGGCAACCTGCACAGCACGGATGGGCGCACCTTCGAGATCCTCGATATCCGGGAAATGAAGAACGTTGTCGTCGTCCGCTTCCGCGGCATCAACGACCGCAATGCGGCCGAGGCGCTGAACGGATTGGAGCTCTACATCGAGCGCGACAACCTTCCGGACGAGGAGCTGGAGGAGGACGAATTCTTCTACGCCGATCTCGAGGGGCTGGAAGCGCTCGACGACCAGGGCGTCAGCTACGGCACCGTGACCGGCGTTTTCGACTTCGGCGCCGGCGATCTCCTGGAACTGAAGGGGCCCGGCAAGCGCCCGGTACTGATCCCCTTCTCGGAAGTCTCGGTGCTCGACATCGACCTCGAAGGCGGAACGATCACCATCGATCCGCTGGCCGCCGGCCTCGTGGACGGTGAGGATGACGGCCCGAAATTCACACCCGACAAGCCTAAAAAGAAGAAGTGA
- the trmD gene encoding tRNA (guanosine(37)-N1)-methyltransferase TrmD: MAFRATVLTLYPEMFPGHLGYSLAGKAIERGQWSLDTVQIRDFTTDKHRTVDDTPAGGGAGMVLKPDVLARAIDSACENDTRPRLLMSPRGKPLTQERVRELASGDGVIIVCGRFEGVDQRVIDARELEEVSIGDYVLSGGEPAALTVLDAIVRILPGVMGNDLSGLHESFEGGLLEHPHYTRPQEWEGREIPAILTSGNHGAIDKWRREQALQLTRERRPDLLED; encoded by the coding sequence ATGGCGTTCCGCGCGACCGTGCTGACCCTCTACCCGGAAATGTTTCCTGGCCATCTCGGCTACTCCCTTGCCGGCAAGGCAATCGAGCGTGGCCAGTGGTCGCTCGATACCGTGCAGATCCGCGATTTCACCACGGACAAGCACCGCACCGTCGATGACACGCCCGCCGGTGGCGGCGCCGGTATGGTGCTGAAGCCCGACGTTCTCGCCCGCGCCATCGATAGCGCCTGCGAAAATGACACCCGCCCGCGACTGCTGATGAGCCCGCGCGGCAAGCCGTTGACACAGGAGCGCGTGCGCGAACTCGCATCCGGCGACGGCGTTATCATCGTTTGCGGCCGCTTCGAGGGGGTGGATCAGCGTGTCATCGATGCACGCGAGCTCGAAGAAGTCTCGATCGGCGACTACGTGCTCTCGGGAGGCGAACCGGCGGCGTTGACCGTGCTCGATGCGATCGTCCGCATTCTACCCGGCGTCATGGGCAACGATCTTTCCGGATTGCATGAGAGCTTCGAAGGCGGCCTGCTGGAGCATCCGCACTATACCCGGCCGCAAGAATGGGAAGGCCGGGAAATTCCGGCGATCCTGACATCGGGGAACCACGGTGCGATCGACAAATGGCGCCGCGAGCAGGCACTTCAGCTGACCCGGGAACGGCGCCCGGACCTGCTGGAAGACTAG
- a CDS encoding NCS1 family nucleobase:cation symporter-1 has product MTTSNPSPSLYNEDLAPAQERKWGAFSIFNVWTSDVHSLWGYYLAASLFLLCGSFINFVIAIGIGSLVIFFLMSLVGNAGVKTGVPFPVLARASFGTFGANAPALVRAVVACFWYGAQTAAASGAIVALLIRNESMLAFHQNSHMLSHSTLEVICFVVVWALQLLIIQRGMETVRKFQDMAGPAVWVMMLVLAVYLVIKAGTFSFGAEIPRDVLLEKTKDAGIPGEPGSFPALAAVAATWITYFAALYLNFCDFSRYAKDTKTLRKGNLWGLPINLIAFCLVAGVTTTAAFTVYGEVLLHPEAISAKFDSWFLALLAALTFAVATLGINVVANFVSPAFDFSNVFPRQISFKRGGYIAALIALVLYPFAPWETGAAHFVNFIGSTMGPIFGIMMVDYYLIRKGELNVAALYQENGEFRFQNGWHTNAFIAFVIGALFSSILPTFTSILPDWWATYGWFFGVGIGGLVYYVLRMSARGSAVGATS; this is encoded by the coding sequence ATGACAACAAGCAATCCGTCGCCCTCGTTATATAACGAGGACTTGGCGCCCGCTCAGGAGAGGAAGTGGGGCGCCTTCAGTATCTTCAATGTGTGGACTTCGGACGTTCACAGCCTCTGGGGTTATTATCTTGCCGCGAGCCTTTTCCTGCTGTGCGGCAGCTTCATCAACTTCGTGATCGCGATTGGTATCGGATCGCTAGTCATCTTCTTCCTCATGAGCCTCGTCGGCAATGCCGGCGTCAAGACGGGGGTGCCGTTCCCGGTTCTTGCCCGCGCCTCGTTCGGTACGTTCGGGGCCAATGCCCCGGCCCTCGTGCGCGCGGTCGTCGCCTGCTTCTGGTACGGCGCGCAAACGGCGGCGGCATCCGGCGCGATTGTTGCCCTGCTGATCCGCAACGAGAGCATGCTCGCCTTCCATCAGAATAGCCACATGCTCAGCCATTCGACGCTGGAGGTCATATGCTTCGTCGTCGTCTGGGCCCTGCAGCTCCTGATCATCCAGCGTGGCATGGAGACGGTGCGCAAGTTCCAGGATATGGCTGGTCCGGCCGTCTGGGTGATGATGCTTGTCCTGGCGGTCTATCTTGTCATCAAGGCAGGCACCTTCTCCTTCGGAGCCGAGATCCCGCGCGACGTCCTGCTTGAGAAGACGAAGGATGCGGGCATTCCGGGCGAACCGGGCTCGTTCCCGGCTCTTGCCGCGGTTGCCGCGACATGGATCACCTACTTCGCGGCTCTCTACCTGAATTTCTGCGATTTCTCCCGCTATGCCAAGGACACCAAGACGCTTCGCAAGGGCAATCTCTGGGGTCTGCCGATCAACCTTATCGCCTTCTGCCTCGTCGCCGGCGTCACGACCACGGCTGCGTTCACCGTCTACGGTGAAGTGCTGCTGCATCCGGAGGCGATCTCGGCGAAATTCGACAGCTGGTTCCTGGCGCTGCTTGCGGCTCTGACCTTCGCCGTCGCAACGCTTGGCATCAACGTGGTTGCAAACTTCGTCTCGCCGGCTTTCGATTTCTCGAATGTCTTCCCCCGGCAGATCAGCTTCAAGCGGGGCGGTTACATCGCTGCTCTGATTGCGCTGGTGCTCTATCCGTTCGCACCGTGGGAAACGGGTGCCGCGCACTTCGTCAACTTCATCGGTTCGACGATGGGGCCGATCTTCGGGATCATGATGGTGGACTACTATCTCATCCGGAAGGGCGAGTTGAACGTTGCGGCCCTCTATCAGGAGAATGGTGAGTTCCGCTTCCAGAACGGCTGGCACACGAATGCCTTCATCGCCTTCGTGATCGGTGCGCTGTTCTCATCGATCCTACCGACCTTCACGTCAATCCTGCCGGATTGGTGGGCGACCTATGGCTGGTTCTTCGGCGTCGGCATTGGCGGCCTCGTCTACTACGTGTTGCGCATGAGCGCGCGCGGCTCGGCGGTCGGAGCCACCAGCTGA
- the rplS gene encoding 50S ribosomal protein L19, whose amino-acid sequence MNIIQQLEAEQVAKIEAQRTLPEFSPGDTVRVNVRVKEGTRTRVQAYEGVCIARSGGGLQENFTVRKISYGEGVERVFPVYSPAIESVEVVRRGKVRRAKLYYLRDRRGKSARIVENTGTRARKLNDAERQAVAEEKARLEAEKIAAAQALAAEKAAQEAAEAKAAAEAAAAAEPAAE is encoded by the coding sequence ATGAATATCATTCAGCAGCTTGAGGCCGAACAGGTCGCCAAGATCGAAGCCCAGCGCACGCTTCCGGAATTCTCCCCGGGCGACACCGTTCGCGTCAACGTCCGCGTCAAGGAAGGCACCCGTACCCGCGTACAGGCCTACGAAGGCGTTTGCATCGCTCGCTCCGGCGGCGGTCTGCAGGAAAACTTCACGGTTCGCAAGATCTCCTACGGCGAAGGCGTCGAGCGCGTATTCCCGGTCTACTCCCCGGCTATCGAAAGCGTAGAAGTCGTTCGCCGCGGTAAGGTCCGTCGCGCCAAGCTCTACTACCTGCGCGACCGTCGCGGCAAGTCGGCTCGTATTGTCGAGAACACCGGCACCCGCGCCCGCAAGCTCAACGACGCCGAGCGTCAGGCCGTTGCTGAGGAAAAGGCACGCCTGGAAGCCGAAAAGATTGCAGCAGCTCAGGCGCTCGCAGCCGAGAAGGCAGCACAGGAAGCCGCAGAAGCCAAGGCAGCAGCAGAAGCTGCAGCCGCTGCGGAACCGGCAGCAGAATAA
- a CDS encoding transporter substrate-binding domain-containing protein, whose amino-acid sequence MPFRRTVLAGLTALILSPLAAFGADLPNLQGKSVVVVTENAYPPLQFVDPKSGKAIGWEYDAMNEIAKRLNFKVEYQNTSWDAMIQAVSDNQYNIGMTGITIKDDRKAKVDFSDPYMRSQQFMLVRGDEKRFTDAKTFGAFNDGLVGAQPGTSPFYTAVYEILDGNEQNPRVKLFETFGATVQALKAGDVDVVLTDSVAAKGYVDASNGGLKVIGGPLGTEDFGFIFPKGSDLVAPVNAAIASLKADGTFDALNKKWFLDYKMGE is encoded by the coding sequence ATGCCGTTCCGCCGTACCGTCCTTGCTGGACTGACCGCTCTCATTCTGTCGCCACTGGCAGCCTTCGGCGCCGATCTTCCGAACCTTCAAGGCAAGTCGGTCGTCGTCGTTACCGAGAACGCCTACCCGCCTCTGCAGTTCGTCGATCCGAAGTCGGGCAAGGCGATCGGCTGGGAATATGATGCGATGAACGAGATCGCCAAGCGGTTGAATTTCAAGGTCGAGTACCAGAACACCAGCTGGGACGCGATGATCCAGGCCGTCTCGGACAACCAGTACAACATCGGCATGACCGGCATCACCATCAAGGATGATCGCAAGGCCAAGGTGGATTTCTCCGATCCCTACATGCGCTCGCAGCAGTTCATGCTGGTACGCGGAGACGAGAAACGCTTCACCGACGCCAAGACGTTCGGTGCCTTCAACGACGGCCTCGTCGGCGCACAGCCGGGTACCTCGCCTTTCTATACAGCCGTCTACGAGATTCTTGACGGCAACGAGCAGAACCCCCGCGTGAAGCTCTTCGAGACCTTCGGCGCCACCGTGCAGGCCCTCAAGGCGGGCGACGTCGACGTGGTGCTGACCGACAGCGTCGCTGCCAAGGGTTACGTCGATGCCTCGAACGGCGGCCTGAAGGTCATCGGCGGCCCGCTCGGCACCGAGGATTTCGGCTTCATCTTCCCGAAAGGCTCCGATCTGGTTGCGCCGGTGAATGCCGCGATCGCAAGCCTGAAGGCCGACGGCACCTTTGATGCCCTAAACAAGAAGTGGTTCCTCGACTACAAGATGGGCGAATGA